In one window of Notolabrus celidotus isolate fNotCel1 chromosome 17, fNotCel1.pri, whole genome shotgun sequence DNA:
- the fbxo15 gene encoding F-box only protein 15 isoform X2 yields MKPMSAPRPVPSRVRVSGTSKRPNKSSPACTRNFLERLPSEVLMEILSYLDASALFSLGHVSKLFHQLSNENTLWVKIYIAEFGRNKKRTPNCMDELLLRTATVELHDRARGYWKWLHFRTLAPCDMNKWKRQFRLISCHTGLPSQTEQVLRNLHVTWELTISDKSGQVDTHEPSWSHFCETSVTLCWSGGGRLPSHRRISTLQLHGVRRVPLNCPGLKKPGWRSLMARIDMQALTKSAQVIGQDGVVELMLLQPGIIIGVWKDQSSVAFIMFTLHFHKLVERSIQGSSLCPYVEPAVKPCFDDIDPEYGLHGYQLHIVLNNTVCKIMSGSFSQLFCRRTQIQDGLIQLSAISRREKLQHTPLSGSITLPWRCEALQGAVENCCVMSLTLLDEFKKPFWCVTSPVSLEPQKTPHISYDYDGEHFLIHYQDSDGQVKMELVWMEEQKCFFLISLVVLMTVCKVNKYFSREY; encoded by the exons ACTTCCATCTGAGGTCCTGATGGAGATTCTGTCATACCTGGATGCCTCCGCTCTCTTCAGCCTTGGCCATGTCAGTAAGCTCTTTCATCAACTCTCCAATGAGAA CACCCTGTGGGTAAAGATCTACATAGCAGAGTTTGGTAGAAACAAAAAGCGTACACCTAACTGCATGGACGAGCTGCTGCTCAGGACAGCCACAGTGGAGCTACATGATCGGGCTCGAGGATACTGGAAGTGGCTTCACTTCAGGACTTTGGCTCCATGTGACATGAACAAGTGGAAAAGACAATTTCGGCTCATCAGCTGTCACACGGGGCTTCCCAGCCAGACGGAGCAGGTCCTCAG AAACTTGCACGTCACCTGGGAGCTGACGATCTCTGATAAGTCAGGGCAGGTGGACACGCACGAGCCGAGCTGGTCCCACTTCTGCGAGACTTCTGTGACTCTGTGCTGGAGCGGAGGAGGCCGCCTGCCCTCCCACCGGCGGATTTCAACCCTTCAACTGCACGGCGTCAGGAGGGTACCCCTCAACTGCCCGGGCCTAAAGAA ACCTGGCTGGAGGTCCCTCATGGCGAGAATAGACATGCAGGCTCTGACTAAAAGTGCGCAGGTCATTGGCCAGGATGGAGTAGTTGAACTGATGCTGCTGCAACCTGGCATCATCATCGGAGTGTGGAAG GACCAGAGCTCTGTCGCTTTCATCATGTTCACCCTCCACTTCCACAAACTGGTGGAAAGAAGCATCCAGGGATCTTCTCTTTG CCCCTACGTGGAGCCGGCGGTCAAACCCTGCTTTGATGACATAGACCCTGAGTACGGTCTCCATGGGTACCAGCTACACATCGTTCTCAACAACACCGTATGCAAGATCATGTCCGGAAGCTTCTCCCAGCTTTTCTGCAGGAGGA CCCAGATCCAGGATGGTCTGATCCAGCTGAGCGCCattagcaggagagagaaattGCAGCACACACCTCTGTCAGGAAGCATCACCCTGCCCTGGAGGTGTGAGGCCCTGCAGGGCGCAGTGGAG AACTGCTGCGTTATGTCCCTGACTCTGCTGGATGAATTCAAGAAACCTTTCTGGTGTGTCACTTCGCCTGTTTCCCTGGAGCCCCAGAAGACGCCACACATCTCTTATGACTATGACGGTGAGCACTTCCTGATCCACTATCAGGACTCAGATGGTCAGGTGAAGATGGAGCTGGTCTGGATGGaggaacaaaaatgttttttcctcATCAGCTTAGTTGTCTTAATGACTGTTTGCAAAGTCAACAAGTATTTCAGCAGAGaatactga
- the fbxo15 gene encoding F-box only protein 15 isoform X1, with the protein MKPMSAPRPVPSRVRVSGTSKRPNKSSPACTRNFLERLPSEVLMEILSYLDASALFSLGHVSKLFHQLSNENTLWVKIYIAEFGRNKKRTPNCMDELLLRTATVELHDRARGYWKWLHFRTLAPCDMNKWKRQFRLISCHTGLPSQTEQVLRNLHVTWELTISDKSGQVDTHEPSWSHFCETSVTLCWSGGGRLPSHRRISTLQLHGVRRVPLNCPGLKKPGWRSLMARIDMQALTKSAQVIGQDGVVELMLLQPGIIIGVWKDQSSVAFIMFTLHFHKLVERSIQGSSLCPYVEPAVKPCFDDIDPEYGLHGYQLHIVLNNTVCKIMSGSFSQLFCRRTQIQDGLIQLSAISRREKLQHTPLSGSITLPWRCEALQGAVENCCVMSLTLLDEFKKPFWCVTSPVSLEPQKTPHISYDYDVHQIADIDSSDISRRQPLSCLKPFEACTRCFLELGGDIGHCSLSFFLTSLYIFSPL; encoded by the exons ACTTCCATCTGAGGTCCTGATGGAGATTCTGTCATACCTGGATGCCTCCGCTCTCTTCAGCCTTGGCCATGTCAGTAAGCTCTTTCATCAACTCTCCAATGAGAA CACCCTGTGGGTAAAGATCTACATAGCAGAGTTTGGTAGAAACAAAAAGCGTACACCTAACTGCATGGACGAGCTGCTGCTCAGGACAGCCACAGTGGAGCTACATGATCGGGCTCGAGGATACTGGAAGTGGCTTCACTTCAGGACTTTGGCTCCATGTGACATGAACAAGTGGAAAAGACAATTTCGGCTCATCAGCTGTCACACGGGGCTTCCCAGCCAGACGGAGCAGGTCCTCAG AAACTTGCACGTCACCTGGGAGCTGACGATCTCTGATAAGTCAGGGCAGGTGGACACGCACGAGCCGAGCTGGTCCCACTTCTGCGAGACTTCTGTGACTCTGTGCTGGAGCGGAGGAGGCCGCCTGCCCTCCCACCGGCGGATTTCAACCCTTCAACTGCACGGCGTCAGGAGGGTACCCCTCAACTGCCCGGGCCTAAAGAA ACCTGGCTGGAGGTCCCTCATGGCGAGAATAGACATGCAGGCTCTGACTAAAAGTGCGCAGGTCATTGGCCAGGATGGAGTAGTTGAACTGATGCTGCTGCAACCTGGCATCATCATCGGAGTGTGGAAG GACCAGAGCTCTGTCGCTTTCATCATGTTCACCCTCCACTTCCACAAACTGGTGGAAAGAAGCATCCAGGGATCTTCTCTTTG CCCCTACGTGGAGCCGGCGGTCAAACCCTGCTTTGATGACATAGACCCTGAGTACGGTCTCCATGGGTACCAGCTACACATCGTTCTCAACAACACCGTATGCAAGATCATGTCCGGAAGCTTCTCCCAGCTTTTCTGCAGGAGGA CCCAGATCCAGGATGGTCTGATCCAGCTGAGCGCCattagcaggagagagaaattGCAGCACACACCTCTGTCAGGAAGCATCACCCTGCCCTGGAGGTGTGAGGCCCTGCAGGGCGCAGTGGAG AACTGCTGCGTTATGTCCCTGACTCTGCTGGATGAATTCAAGAAACCTTTCTGGTGTGTCACTTCGCCTGTTTCCCTGGAGCCCCAGAAGACGCCACACATCTCTTATGACTATGACG tgCATCAAATTGCAGACATTGACAGTAGTGACATCTCAAGGAGACAACCACTCAGCTGTTTGAAGCCGTTTGAAGCATGCACACGCTGTTTTCTGGAGCTTGGAGGTGACATTGGTCATTGTAGTTTGTCATTCTTTCTGACCTCACTCTACATCTTCTCTCCACTGTGA
- the fbxo15 gene encoding F-box only protein 15 isoform X3: MKPMSAPRPVPSRVRVSGTSKRPNKSSPACTRNFLERLPSEVLMEILSYLDASALFSLGHVSKLFHQLSNENTLWVKIYIAEFGRNKKRTPNCMDELLLRTATVELHDRARGYWKWLHFRTLAPCDMNKWKRQFRLISCHTGLPSQTEQVLRNLHVTWELTISDKSGQVDTHEPSWSHFCETSVTLCWSGGGRLPSHRRISTLQLHGVRRVPLNCPGLKKPGWRSLMARIDMQALTKSAQVIGQDGVVELMLLQPGIIIGVWKDQSSVAFIMFTLHFHKLVERSIQGSSLCPYVEPAVKPCFDDIDPEYGLHGYQLHIVLNNTVCKIMSGSFSQLFCRRTQIQDGLIQLSAISRREKLQHTPLSGSITLPWRCEALQGAVENCCVMSLTLLDEFKKPFWCVTSPVSLEPQKTPHISYDYDEKTGAKGFVDENITPVIQSLRSSQADGFQGVKAKDSDTYLYVSSIR, translated from the exons ACTTCCATCTGAGGTCCTGATGGAGATTCTGTCATACCTGGATGCCTCCGCTCTCTTCAGCCTTGGCCATGTCAGTAAGCTCTTTCATCAACTCTCCAATGAGAA CACCCTGTGGGTAAAGATCTACATAGCAGAGTTTGGTAGAAACAAAAAGCGTACACCTAACTGCATGGACGAGCTGCTGCTCAGGACAGCCACAGTGGAGCTACATGATCGGGCTCGAGGATACTGGAAGTGGCTTCACTTCAGGACTTTGGCTCCATGTGACATGAACAAGTGGAAAAGACAATTTCGGCTCATCAGCTGTCACACGGGGCTTCCCAGCCAGACGGAGCAGGTCCTCAG AAACTTGCACGTCACCTGGGAGCTGACGATCTCTGATAAGTCAGGGCAGGTGGACACGCACGAGCCGAGCTGGTCCCACTTCTGCGAGACTTCTGTGACTCTGTGCTGGAGCGGAGGAGGCCGCCTGCCCTCCCACCGGCGGATTTCAACCCTTCAACTGCACGGCGTCAGGAGGGTACCCCTCAACTGCCCGGGCCTAAAGAA ACCTGGCTGGAGGTCCCTCATGGCGAGAATAGACATGCAGGCTCTGACTAAAAGTGCGCAGGTCATTGGCCAGGATGGAGTAGTTGAACTGATGCTGCTGCAACCTGGCATCATCATCGGAGTGTGGAAG GACCAGAGCTCTGTCGCTTTCATCATGTTCACCCTCCACTTCCACAAACTGGTGGAAAGAAGCATCCAGGGATCTTCTCTTTG CCCCTACGTGGAGCCGGCGGTCAAACCCTGCTTTGATGACATAGACCCTGAGTACGGTCTCCATGGGTACCAGCTACACATCGTTCTCAACAACACCGTATGCAAGATCATGTCCGGAAGCTTCTCCCAGCTTTTCTGCAGGAGGA CCCAGATCCAGGATGGTCTGATCCAGCTGAGCGCCattagcaggagagagaaattGCAGCACACACCTCTGTCAGGAAGCATCACCCTGCCCTGGAGGTGTGAGGCCCTGCAGGGCGCAGTGGAG AACTGCTGCGTTATGTCCCTGACTCTGCTGGATGAATTCAAGAAACCTTTCTGGTGTGTCACTTCGCCTGTTTCCCTGGAGCCCCAGAAGACGCCACACATCTCTTATGACTATGACG aAAAAACAGGAGCCAAGGGCTTCGTGGACGAGAACATAACGCCTGTTATTCAAAGTTTAAGGTCAAGCCAAGCGGATGGATTTCAGGGGGTGAAGGCCAAAGACAGTGACACATACCTTTATGTATCATCAATAAGGTGA
- the fbxo15 gene encoding F-box only protein 15 isoform X4 has protein sequence MKPMSAPRPVPSRVRVSGTSKRPNKSSPACTRNFLERLPSEVLMEILSYLDASALFSLGHVSKLFHQLSNENTLWVKIYIAEFGRNKKRTPNCMDELLLRTATVELHDRARGYWKWLHFRTLAPCDMNKWKRQFRLISCHTGLPSQTEQVLRNLHVTWELTISDKSGQVDTHEPSWSHFCETSVTLCWSGGGRLPSHRRISTLQLHGVRRVPLNCPGLKKPGWRSLMARIDMQALTKSAQVIGQDGVVELMLLQPGIIIGVWKDQSSVAFIMFTLHFHKLVERSIQGSSLCPYVEPAVKPCFDDIDPEYGLHGYQLHIVLNNTVCKIMSGSFSQLFCRRTQIQDGLIQLSAISRREKLQHTPLSGSITLPWRCEALQGAVENCCVMSLTLLDEFKKPFWCVTSPVSLEPQKTPHISYDYDGTWKGTGNVGSREQGKTCCKWSRLEVQPETAATKTLVSVYGMCT, from the exons ACTTCCATCTGAGGTCCTGATGGAGATTCTGTCATACCTGGATGCCTCCGCTCTCTTCAGCCTTGGCCATGTCAGTAAGCTCTTTCATCAACTCTCCAATGAGAA CACCCTGTGGGTAAAGATCTACATAGCAGAGTTTGGTAGAAACAAAAAGCGTACACCTAACTGCATGGACGAGCTGCTGCTCAGGACAGCCACAGTGGAGCTACATGATCGGGCTCGAGGATACTGGAAGTGGCTTCACTTCAGGACTTTGGCTCCATGTGACATGAACAAGTGGAAAAGACAATTTCGGCTCATCAGCTGTCACACGGGGCTTCCCAGCCAGACGGAGCAGGTCCTCAG AAACTTGCACGTCACCTGGGAGCTGACGATCTCTGATAAGTCAGGGCAGGTGGACACGCACGAGCCGAGCTGGTCCCACTTCTGCGAGACTTCTGTGACTCTGTGCTGGAGCGGAGGAGGCCGCCTGCCCTCCCACCGGCGGATTTCAACCCTTCAACTGCACGGCGTCAGGAGGGTACCCCTCAACTGCCCGGGCCTAAAGAA ACCTGGCTGGAGGTCCCTCATGGCGAGAATAGACATGCAGGCTCTGACTAAAAGTGCGCAGGTCATTGGCCAGGATGGAGTAGTTGAACTGATGCTGCTGCAACCTGGCATCATCATCGGAGTGTGGAAG GACCAGAGCTCTGTCGCTTTCATCATGTTCACCCTCCACTTCCACAAACTGGTGGAAAGAAGCATCCAGGGATCTTCTCTTTG CCCCTACGTGGAGCCGGCGGTCAAACCCTGCTTTGATGACATAGACCCTGAGTACGGTCTCCATGGGTACCAGCTACACATCGTTCTCAACAACACCGTATGCAAGATCATGTCCGGAAGCTTCTCCCAGCTTTTCTGCAGGAGGA CCCAGATCCAGGATGGTCTGATCCAGCTGAGCGCCattagcaggagagagaaattGCAGCACACACCTCTGTCAGGAAGCATCACCCTGCCCTGGAGGTGTGAGGCCCTGCAGGGCGCAGTGGAG AACTGCTGCGTTATGTCCCTGACTCTGCTGGATGAATTCAAGAAACCTTTCTGGTGTGTCACTTCGCCTGTTTCCCTGGAGCCCCAGAAGACGCCACACATCTCTTATGACTATGACG ggacCTGGaaagggacaggaaatgtggggagtagagagcaggggaagacatgctgcaaatggtcgaggctagAAGTCCAGCCTGAGACCGCTGCAACAAAGACTTtagtctctgtatatgggatgtgcacttag